From Podospora bellae-mahoneyi strain CBS 112042 chromosome 5, whole genome shotgun sequence:
CTATACCGGCCGTGGCTACGTCACCGGCTTCGACGAGGGCTCCGACAAGATCACCTTCCAGATCAGCTCCGCCACCACTAAGCTCTACGACCTCTCCATCCGGTACGCCGCCATCTACGGTGACAAGCGCACCAacgtcatcctcaacaacggTGCCGTCAGCGAGGTCTTCTTCCCCGCCGGTGACTCTTTTACTTCTGTCGCCGCCGGCCAGGTCCTCCTCAACGCCGGACAAAACACCATCGACATCGTCAACAACTGGGGATGGTACCTCATCgactccatcaccctcaccccctccgcccctcgccccccccacgacatcaaccccaacctcaacaaccccaacgccgACACCAACGCCAAGAAGCTCTACTCCTACCTCCGCTCTGTCTACGGCAACAAGATCATCTCTGGCCAGCAGGAGCTCCACCACGCCGAGTGGATCAGACAGCAAACCGGCAAGACTCCCGCGCTGGTGGCTGTCGATCTGATGGAttactccccctcccgcgtCGAGCGTGGCACCACCAGCCATGCCGTCGAGGACGCCATCGCCCACCACAACGCAGGCGGTATCGTTTCTGTCCTCTGGCACTGGAACGCTCCCGTCGGTCTGTATGACACCGAAGAGAACAAGTGGTGGTCCGGCTTCTACACTCGGGCTACCGACTTTGACATTGCCGCCACGTTGGCCAACCCCCAGGGTGCGAACTACACTCTTCTCATCAGGGACATTGACGCGATTGCTGTCCAGCTCAAGAGGCTGGAGGCTGCTGGTGTTCCGGTCTTGTGGAGACCTCTCCacgaggcggagggtggtTGGTTCTGGTGGGGAGCCAAGGGGCCGGAGCCGGCGAAGCAGCTTTGGGATATCTTGTATGAGCGTCTGACGGTGCACCATGGCTTGGATAATTTGATTTGGGTGTGGAATTCGATTTTGGAGGATTGGTATCCGGGTGATGATACGGTTGATATCTTGTCGGCCGATGTGTATGCGCAGGGCAATGGGGTAAGTTTTTGTCTCCGAACTGAAGATGGTGTGGGATGATGCTGACATTTTGATAGCCCATGTCGACTCAGTACAATGAGTTGGTCGCCCTCGGCAGGGATAAGAAGATGATTGCTGCTGCAGAGGTTGGCGCTGCCCCTTTGCCCGGCTTGTTGCAGGCTTACCAGGCCAACTGGCTGTGGTTTGCTGTTTGGGGTGATGACTTtatcaacaaccccagctgGAACACGGTTGCTGTTCTCAACGAGATCTACAATAGCGACTATGTGTTGACGCTGGATGAGATTcaggggtggaggagttaGTAACTTGAACAAAGACATCCGAGCTGCCAACCAGCTATGTACATACTGGTCTGTTCAATACAAGAATAAGCATCGCCACTTTAGGGATAGACAGTCGTCTGCTGGATGTTAGTGCGAGCCATTCAGCCGCGCCCAGAACACCTTTATGCAAGTCTATCACTTGGGCGCTGCCAACTGCTGATAGGTGTTACACACTCATGAGCGTACCATTTCTCACCACAGAACCCCGCATTTCGTCTtcaaccctcaacaacgcTCTCCTCGTCAGCACACGCCGACAAAACCACAATATGGAGACTCTCAAGcccttcctcgcccccccccctctcaacctccccccaacaaccctcgtccccctcgctcttctcttcctgctcaccacattcatcatcatccccactCTCATCCAATACCACCGCCTCTCTCACATCCccggccccctcctcaactccctcacgTCTTTGGTGTACGCCCGGCGCACCCTCAAACCCGGTTCGGCTCAATACGTCTATGACCTCTGCAGGCAATACGGCCCCCTGGTGCGCGTAACCCCCAACATTGTGGTGTTCTCCGACGCGGCCACATTCCGCCATGTGTGCTCCCACAAAGCAAAATACACAAAAGGGCTCTGGTTCGAGTTCTCCCGTTGGGATCTCAAAAGGTGGTCGTGCATAGCCATGCGAGACAACGAatcaagaaaagagagaaaaaacaagCTCATTCCTGCTGTAagcgccctcctccccatcccctcctgACAAACAAGAtaagaggggggaagggttaACAAAAGCAATCAGTGGTCCGGTGCTGGGTTAGCAGCGATGGAAAAGAGAGTCGATCAACAAGTCGGGGCTTTTATCGACTTGGTTGAGCGGAAGTATGTCTC
This genomic window contains:
- the MAN26A gene encoding Mannan endo-1,4-beta-mannosidase man26A (CAZy:GH26; COG:G; CAZy:CBM35; EggNog:ENOG503NZCM), which gives rise to MVKLLDIGLFALALASSAVAKPCKPRDGPVTYEAEDAILTGTTVDTAQAGYTGRGYVTGFDEGSDKITFQISSATTKLYDLSIRYAAIYGDKRTNVILNNGAVSEVFFPAGDSFTSVAAGQVLLNAGQNTIDIVNNWGWYLIDSITLTPSAPRPPHDINPNLNNPNADTNAKKLYSYLRSVYGNKIISGQQELHHAEWIRQQTGKTPALVAVDLMDYSPSRVERGTTSHAVEDAIAHHNAGGIVSVLWHWNAPVGLYDTEENKWWSGFYTRATDFDIAATLANPQGANYTLLIRDIDAIAVQLKRLEAAGVPVLWRPLHEAEGGWFWWGAKGPEPAKQLWDILYERLTVHHGLDNLIWVWNSILEDWYPGDDTVDILSADVYAQGNGPMSTQYNELVALGRDKKMIAAAEVGAAPLPGLLQAYQANWLWFAVWGDDFINNPSWNTVAVLNEIYNSDYVLTLDEIQGWRS